One genomic region from Streptomyces sp. NBC_00582 encodes:
- a CDS encoding MFS transporter → MLTIALVDRVGSGLWASVSVLYFTYVSGLSVAQVGTLVAAAGAAGIAGAPLGGRLADRFPVTRVLITVQLLRALASFALLTTDHYALLVAYCSLGSLGDRAANVLTKLYATRVAGPDRVRYQALQRTVANAGWALGGLAAAAALALGSTAVYRWLLAGDALSFLACALLTVRCAEPRSGTRTVTTSKDPRPTAAPTSPWRDRTYLAYVATDTVLFLDDAVFKVGLPLWIAHTGTAPHGLAPLLMVLNNVMVVALQVPLARFGATTTAARALLVPLSAAFALAGLAMAVSATGGTATTTLFLTAAAALFTLAEMLHATISWELSVALAPETAQGSYLGVHGLAQSAQRSIGPLAVTTAIATGPLGWLTFGTTIALTCGIQHRLVRERLTRGALSVPSVTVSEH, encoded by the coding sequence ATGCTGACCATCGCCCTCGTCGACCGCGTCGGCAGCGGCCTGTGGGCCTCCGTCAGCGTCCTGTACTTCACCTACGTCTCGGGGCTCTCCGTCGCCCAGGTCGGCACCCTCGTCGCCGCAGCCGGAGCCGCCGGAATCGCCGGAGCCCCCCTCGGCGGCCGACTCGCGGACCGCTTCCCGGTGACCCGCGTCCTCATCACCGTCCAACTGCTGCGCGCCCTCGCCTCCTTCGCCCTGCTGACCACCGACCACTACGCACTCCTGGTCGCCTACTGCTCCCTCGGCAGCCTCGGCGACCGCGCCGCCAACGTCCTCACCAAGCTCTACGCCACCCGCGTCGCCGGCCCCGACCGCGTCCGCTACCAGGCACTCCAGCGCACCGTGGCCAACGCCGGCTGGGCCCTCGGAGGCCTGGCCGCCGCAGCCGCCCTGGCCCTCGGCAGCACCGCCGTCTACCGCTGGCTCCTCGCGGGCGACGCCCTCTCCTTCCTCGCCTGCGCCCTCCTCACCGTCCGCTGCGCCGAACCCCGCTCAGGCACCCGCACGGTCACCACCTCCAAGGACCCCAGGCCCACCGCCGCGCCGACCAGCCCCTGGCGCGACCGCACCTATCTCGCCTACGTCGCCACCGACACCGTCCTCTTCCTCGACGACGCCGTCTTCAAAGTCGGCCTGCCCCTGTGGATCGCCCACACCGGCACCGCACCGCACGGCCTCGCACCCCTGCTGATGGTCCTGAACAACGTGATGGTCGTGGCCCTTCAGGTCCCTCTGGCCCGCTTCGGCGCCACCACGACCGCAGCCCGCGCCCTCCTCGTCCCGCTCTCGGCGGCCTTCGCGCTCGCCGGCCTCGCCATGGCCGTCTCGGCGACCGGCGGAACGGCCACCACCACCCTGTTCCTCACCGCCGCGGCCGCCCTCTTCACGCTCGCCGAGATGCTCCACGCCACGATCTCCTGGGAACTCTCCGTCGCCCTCGCCCCGGAAACCGCCCAGGGCTCCTACCTCGGCGTCCATGGACTCGCCCAGTCCGCGCAGCGCAGCATCGGACCACTCGCCGTCACCACCGCCATCGCCACCGGCCCCCTTGGCTGGCTCACTTTCGGCACCACCATCGCCCTGACCTGCGGAATCCAGCACCGACTGGTCCGCGAACGACTCACGCGAGGGGCATTGTCAGTGCCGTCGGTTACTGTGAGTGAGCATTGA
- a CDS encoding aminotransferase class I/II-fold pyridoxal phosphate-dependent enzyme, which translates to MATQYGISGTTAKGIAGSVERGVAEGALGPGAALPPVRRLADELGVSPGTVATAYKELRRRGIVVTRGRGGTVVAPVPSVASRRPPRVPEGLRDLAGGHPDPELLPALVPPTRLSPGARSHRATPRLERLEEAVRDWLRPDGVPVEQVTFAHGALDLVGRLLSVELRPGDAVAMEDPGYHHLLDLVTALGLRIVPVAVDERGMRPEALRAAVRAGVRALVCSPRAQNPYGGCFSEARRDELVEVLRDEPDLLVVENDHASAVADAPLWTLTSGGLARWVHVRTVSKFLGTDLRWAAAACDPITMARHDGRLLLTSGWVSHLLQETVYGLLTDDGTRALVGRARETYTRRRGALLRELTARGIRARGASGMNVWVPVRDESAVVNGLRSRGWWVAAGARFRLASEPGVRISVAELEPADALRLASDFAVVLGESEATYGG; encoded by the coding sequence GTGGCAACACAATATGGGATCAGTGGTACGACGGCCAAGGGGATTGCCGGCTCCGTCGAACGGGGTGTGGCCGAGGGGGCGTTGGGCCCGGGTGCCGCGCTCCCTCCGGTGCGGCGGCTCGCGGACGAGCTCGGGGTGAGCCCGGGCACGGTCGCGACGGCGTACAAGGAGCTGCGGCGGCGAGGCATCGTCGTCACGCGCGGGCGGGGCGGCACGGTGGTGGCGCCCGTTCCGTCCGTCGCCTCACGCAGGCCGCCGAGGGTGCCGGAAGGGCTGCGCGACCTGGCCGGAGGGCATCCGGATCCGGAACTGCTGCCGGCTCTGGTACCGCCCACGCGCCTGTCCCCCGGCGCCCGTTCGCACCGGGCGACGCCCCGGCTGGAGCGGCTGGAGGAGGCCGTACGGGACTGGCTGCGTCCGGACGGCGTGCCGGTGGAGCAGGTGACGTTCGCGCACGGTGCGCTGGATCTGGTCGGCCGGCTGCTGTCCGTGGAGCTTCGGCCGGGGGACGCCGTGGCCATGGAGGATCCCGGGTATCACCATCTGCTTGATCTGGTCACCGCTCTGGGGCTGCGCATCGTCCCGGTGGCCGTCGACGAGCGGGGCATGCGTCCCGAGGCGCTCCGCGCCGCCGTGCGGGCGGGGGTACGCGCGCTGGTGTGCAGTCCGCGGGCGCAGAACCCGTACGGGGGCTGTTTCTCCGAGGCGCGCCGGGACGAACTCGTCGAGGTCCTGCGGGACGAGCCGGATCTGCTGGTCGTCGAGAACGACCATGCGTCGGCGGTGGCGGACGCTCCCCTGTGGACGCTGACCTCGGGCGGGCTGGCGCGCTGGGTGCATGTACGGACGGTGAGCAAGTTCCTCGGGACCGACCTGCGGTGGGCGGCCGCGGCCTGCGATCCGATCACGATGGCCCGGCACGACGGGCGGCTGCTGCTGACGTCCGGGTGGGTCAGTCATCTGCTGCAGGAGACGGTGTACGGGCTGCTGACGGATGACGGCACGCGCGCGTTGGTGGGCCGCGCGCGGGAAACGTACACACGGCGCAGGGGCGCGCTGCTCCGGGAACTGACGGCCCGTGGCATCCGGGCGCGGGGCGCGAGCGGGATGAACGTGTGGGTGCCGGTGCGCGACGAGTCGGCCGTGGTGAACGGGCTGCGGTCGCGGGGCTGGTGGGTCGCGGCGGGAGCCCGGTTCCGGCTGGCCTCGGAGCCGGGTGTACGGATCTCCGTGGCCGAACTCGAACCGGCCGACGCGTTGCGGCTGGCCTCGGACTTCGCCGTGGTCCTGGGCGAGTCCGAGGCCACCTACGGCGGCTGA
- the ptsP gene encoding phosphoenolpyruvate--protein phosphotransferase — METTLRGVGVSHGVAIGEVRHMGTAVLEPPAKQIPAEEAEREQGRARQAVEAVAADLMARGNLAGGEAQAVLEAQAMMAQDPELMVDVDRRIAVGSTAERAVYDAFAAYRELLAGAGEYLAGRVADLDDVRNRIVARLLGVPMPGVPDSDEPYVLVARDLAPADTALLDPTLVLGFVTEEGGPTSHSAILARALGVPAVVALPGAGELAEGTMIAVDGSSGEIFVNPSDEKKAQLQAAAAERRAALAASTGPGATADGHNVPLLANVGGPADVPAAVEAGAEGVGLFRTEFLFLDDSKSAPSEEKQVEAYRQVLEAFPEGRVVVRVLDAGADKPLDFLTPADEPNPALGVRGLRTLLDHPDVLRTQLTALAKAAEGLPVHLEVMAPMVADRADAKAFADACRAAGLRAKFGAMVEIPSAALRARSILQEVEFLSLGTNDLAQYTFAADRQVGAVSRLQDPWQPALLDLVALSAEAARAEGKSCGVCGEAASDPLLACVLTGLGVTSLSMGAASIPYVRATLAKYTLAQCERAAAAARATDSAEEARAAAQAVLSGE, encoded by the coding sequence ATGGAGACAACGCTGCGAGGCGTCGGCGTGAGTCACGGTGTGGCGATCGGCGAGGTTCGGCACATGGGAACGGCGGTGCTCGAACCGCCTGCCAAGCAGATACCGGCGGAGGAGGCGGAGCGCGAGCAGGGGCGCGCCCGCCAGGCCGTGGAGGCTGTCGCGGCCGACCTGATGGCGCGGGGCAATCTGGCCGGTGGCGAGGCCCAGGCGGTGCTCGAGGCACAGGCCATGATGGCCCAGGACCCCGAGCTGATGGTGGACGTGGATCGGCGCATCGCCGTCGGCAGCACGGCGGAACGGGCCGTGTACGACGCGTTCGCCGCCTACCGCGAGCTGCTGGCGGGGGCCGGTGAGTACCTCGCGGGTCGCGTGGCGGACCTCGACGACGTGCGGAATCGTATCGTCGCCCGGCTGCTGGGCGTCCCGATGCCGGGTGTCCCGGACAGCGACGAGCCGTACGTGCTGGTCGCCCGGGATCTGGCGCCGGCCGATACGGCGCTGCTCGACCCGACCCTGGTGCTCGGCTTCGTGACCGAGGAGGGCGGGCCGACCAGTCACAGCGCGATTCTGGCCCGCGCGCTCGGTGTGCCGGCCGTGGTGGCACTGCCGGGCGCCGGTGAGCTGGCCGAGGGCACGATGATCGCGGTCGACGGCAGCAGCGGCGAGATCTTCGTGAATCCCAGCGACGAGAAGAAGGCGCAGCTTCAGGCCGCGGCGGCGGAGCGCAGGGCCGCGCTGGCCGCGTCGACCGGTCCGGGTGCGACCGCCGACGGTCACAACGTGCCGCTGCTGGCCAATGTCGGCGGGCCGGCGGACGTCCCGGCCGCCGTCGAGGCGGGGGCCGAGGGTGTCGGTCTGTTCCGTACCGAGTTCCTCTTCCTCGACGACAGCAAGAGCGCGCCGTCCGAGGAGAAGCAGGTCGAGGCGTATCGGCAGGTGCTCGAGGCCTTCCCCGAGGGGCGGGTCGTGGTGCGCGTGCTGGACGCGGGCGCGGACAAGCCGCTCGACTTCCTGACGCCCGCCGACGAGCCGAACCCGGCGCTGGGCGTGCGTGGTCTGCGCACCCTGCTGGATCACCCGGATGTTCTGCGGACCCAGCTCACGGCGCTGGCGAAGGCGGCCGAGGGGCTGCCGGTCCACCTCGAGGTGATGGCCCCGATGGTGGCGGACCGCGCTGACGCGAAGGCGTTCGCGGACGCGTGCCGTGCGGCGGGGCTGCGGGCGAAGTTCGGTGCGATGGTGGAGATCCCGTCCGCCGCGCTGCGGGCGCGCTCGATTCTGCAGGAGGTCGAGTTCCTGTCGCTGGGGACGAACGACCTGGCGCAGTACACCTTCGCCGCGGACCGGCAGGTGGGTGCGGTGTCCCGGCTGCAGGATCCGTGGCAGCCCGCGCTGCTCGACCTGGTCGCGCTGTCGGCCGAGGCGGCCAGGGCCGAGGGCAAGAGCTGCGGTGTCTGCGGGGAGGCGGCGTCCGACCCGCTGCTCGCATGTGTGCTGACCGGTCTGGGTGTCACCTCTCTTTCCATGGGGGCGGCGTCCATTCCTTATGTGCGGGCCACGCTGGCGAAGTACACGCTGGCGCAGTGCGAGCGTGCCGCGGCGGCGGCCCGTGCGACGGACAGTGCCGAGGAGGCGCGCGCCGCGGCGCAGGCCGTGCTGTCCGGCGAGTAG
- a CDS encoding PTS sugar transporter subunit IIA — MTTVTSPLAGRAIGLAAVPDPVFSGAMVGPGTAIDPVREPSEAVAPVDGVVVSLHPHAFVVVDSEGHGVLTHLGIDTVQLNGEGFELLVNKGDTVTRGQSIVRWNPAAVEENGKSPVCPVVALEATADALGELREDGNVKAGDLLFSWQ, encoded by the coding sequence ATGACCACCGTGACGTCCCCTCTTGCAGGACGCGCCATCGGCCTGGCCGCAGTGCCCGATCCGGTCTTCTCCGGGGCCATGGTCGGCCCGGGTACGGCGATCGACCCGGTGCGCGAACCCTCCGAGGCGGTGGCGCCCGTGGACGGAGTCGTCGTCTCCCTCCACCCCCACGCGTTCGTGGTCGTCGACTCCGAGGGGCACGGCGTGCTCACCCACCTCGGTATCGACACCGTGCAGCTCAACGGCGAGGGCTTCGAGCTGCTCGTGAACAAGGGCGACACCGTGACCCGGGGGCAGAGCATCGTGCGCTGGAACCCGGCGGCGGTCGAAGAGAACGGCAAGTCTCCGGTGTGCCCCGTCGTGGCGCTCGAGGCCACGGCCGACGCCCTCGGCGAGCTGCGGGAAGACGGCAACGTGAAGGCTGGCGACCTCCTCTTTTCCTGGCAGTGA